Below is a window of Pseudodesulfovibrio sp. 5S69 DNA.
CGAATTTGAGCTCGACGACAAGACACCCACTTGGCGGATTCCTGCGGAGAAGATGAAGATGCGCCGTCCTCATTTCGTTCCCCTCTCACGTCAGGCCATGGACATTCTCGCGGACCTCTACCCCCTGACCGGATTGGGCCAGTATCTTTTCCCAGGCAATCGTGGTGAAAAGCCCATTTCGGCAAACACGTTGAATGCGGCCCTACGCTACCTCGGAATCAGCCGGGACCAAATGACAACCCATGGATTCCGCGCCATGGCCTCGACGCTGTTAAATGAAACCGGCTGGTCTCTGGACGTTATCGAGGCACAACTGGCCCATGCGCCGAGAAATGCGATCCGCGCCGCCTACAACCGAAGCCAATACCTGCCCCAGCGCCGCGAAATGATGCAGTCCTGGGCCGACTTCCTGGACAGACTAAAAAATGTTGCAGAGGGCAAGGTGGTGCCGCTGTTCAAGCAAGCATAACACCCGGATCGGGCAATGAAATAAAACGGCCCTGTCGGGGTGATGCAACCACTCCGCAGAGCCTAACCACCCCGTACATAGGAGGTACGAAATGGCTCAAGA
It encodes the following:
- a CDS encoding tyrosine-type recombinase/integrase, coding for MEWYDRFKHTLSKSYRISVLHRLEKDVFPWLGHRAINELTPPEILACIRRIEARGAAETARRQMQKVGQIMRYAVATGRAERDPTRDLQGSIPPPEKSHFTAVTDVRQVGALLNAIDSYHGQHVTRCALRLAPLLFVRPGELRKAEWVEFELDDKTPTWRIPAEKMKMRRPHFVPLSRQAMDILADLYPLTGLGQYLFPGNRGEKPISANTLNAALRYLGISRDQMTTHGFRAMASTLLNETGWSLDVIEAQLAHAPRNAIRAAYNRSQYLPQRREMMQSWADFLDRLKNVAEGKVVPLFKQA